In Saccharicrinis fermentans DSM 9555 = JCM 21142, a genomic segment contains:
- a CDS encoding MATE family efflux transporter produces the protein MGKFKSLAGDTIVYGGSTILVRLLNWLLMPYYIRTMDGIQYGIVTQLYSYIAILLVILTYGFETSFFRFAKTKNYSSVFTTAIGSIFSTSLLFLWFVVIFKDSFSAWLSNGIPAKLVVIVALIVIIDAISSLIFAKIRYEGKSVRFGLLKLLNVLILISFNLFFLYWCPQNYGSNFFRLLDWYAFSDDQAFFVLLSNLFASFSILVVILPDVFNCIGKLDFRLLLNMYKYSFPILIVGITGMINIQIDKILIPKLVGGDEGLRQLAIYGANFKIGVLMAMFTQSFRLAFEPFFFKNHADNKRPGMYSDILKFFTLFGLLIFLGVTFFMDFINIVLTEEYEQGNVIIPIVLVAQLLSGIYFTLSVWYKVTDNTKYGAFMGIVGSIITVSLNFILIPVIGYIGAALASLICFAVMVGLSIYWGNKHSNIRYNWWPILRYIALAAVIYVTGIYILPLINIYKSDFSILWYDILLYGVRIGLIIVFLGFVYLKEFKKKLI, from the coding sequence TTGGGTAAGTTTAAGTCTTTGGCTGGTGATACAATTGTGTATGGCGGAAGTACCATTTTGGTGCGTCTTCTGAATTGGTTGTTGATGCCTTATTATATCCGTACGATGGATGGGATACAATATGGTATCGTGACTCAGCTCTACAGTTATATTGCTATATTACTGGTTATCTTAACTTATGGTTTTGAAACCAGTTTTTTTCGTTTTGCTAAAACAAAAAATTATAGTTCTGTTTTTACCACTGCTATTGGTAGTATTTTTTCAACCAGTTTACTTTTTTTGTGGTTCGTTGTTATTTTTAAGGATAGTTTTAGTGCCTGGCTTAGTAATGGCATTCCTGCTAAATTAGTTGTTATTGTTGCATTAATAGTCATTATTGATGCTATTTCATCCCTTATTTTTGCTAAAATACGTTACGAAGGTAAAAGTGTTCGTTTTGGTTTATTAAAGCTTTTAAATGTACTAATTTTAATTTCTTTCAACCTATTTTTTCTGTACTGGTGTCCGCAAAATTATGGATCGAATTTTTTTAGGTTATTGGATTGGTATGCCTTTTCTGATGATCAAGCTTTTTTTGTCTTACTATCTAATTTATTTGCCTCTTTTTCTATTTTAGTTGTCATTTTACCGGATGTTTTTAATTGTATTGGTAAGCTAGATTTTCGTTTGCTCCTTAATATGTATAAGTATTCTTTTCCAATTCTGATTGTAGGAATTACCGGGATGATAAATATTCAAATAGATAAGATTTTGATTCCTAAATTGGTAGGTGGTGATGAGGGTTTAAGACAATTGGCTATTTATGGTGCCAACTTTAAAATTGGTGTACTCATGGCTATGTTTACGCAATCGTTTCGTTTAGCCTTTGAACCTTTTTTCTTTAAAAATCATGCTGACAATAAACGTCCGGGTATGTATTCGGACATATTGAAGTTTTTTACCCTATTCGGATTGCTTATTTTCCTTGGCGTCACTTTTTTTATGGATTTCATCAATATCGTTCTTACTGAGGAGTACGAACAAGGAAATGTGATTATCCCAATTGTTTTGGTAGCCCAACTTTTAAGTGGAATCTATTTTACTTTGTCGGTATGGTATAAGGTAACAGATAATACTAAATACGGTGCTTTTATGGGTATTGTGGGGAGTATTATTACCGTATCGCTTAATTTTATTTTAATTCCTGTTATCGGGTATATTGGTGCGGCTTTGGCTAGTCTAATTTGTTTTGCTGTTATGGTGGGATTAAGTATTTATTGGGGTAATAAACATTCTAATATACGGTATAACTGGTGGCCGATTTTGCGTTATATTGCTCTTGCAGCTGTTATTTATGTGACTGGCATTTATATATTGCCCTTAATAAATATTTATAAGTCAGATTTTTCCATACTTTGGTATGATATTTTATTGTATGGTGTGCGGATTGGCTTAATAATTGTATTTTTAGGGTTTGTTTATTTGAAAGAGTTTAAAAAGAAGCTAATATAA
- a CDS encoding tetratricopeptide repeat protein, which produces MKNLYWLLALVICLGGCKSVKNTVTVKQNLDSKVSFLSPQNKRKFDYFFYEGQRLKMNGDLNKAKNYFVECLKIDSLSGTCYFELANIAIAAKNYKAAQDLLSNSVRLSPDNKWFQILLGDLYQQNKDIPKAIATYEKLVARFPDSDEFTYVLAQLYQNNKDYQKAIDTYNVLEKSIGINETISTEKEKIYLEMGKEGLAYKEINKLIDDNPYEPRYYGFLGDLYLYNKNYTKAEQSYLKILQLDEGNGMGYFSLANTKLKQADTTAYFTYFAKALDDKDLALEVKFQRLLPLLMGKDFATYKDTNVVAELFDRLTIVHKDDARSYVYYANYLQNRDKPAALVQYKKALSIDKSNPALWQDMFLLEIDLGLFEDLYTGTDEVLSIFPEEPLFNLFYALAAMQKEEYIHAKEKLQNGLEYAGDNLTLKGQMHAYLGDVEHSLGNSDESFKHYEKALEIDDNNVVVLNNYSYYLSVENKELEKAEKMISKCIELESGNATYLDTYAWVLFKRGRFFEAKYIIERAIDNGGVDSDVIVEHYGDILFMNNKVEDALIQWKKSLDMGNESVVLKRKIELKKYVAE; this is translated from the coding sequence ATGAAAAATTTATATTGGCTTTTGGCTCTTGTTATTTGTTTAGGAGGATGCAAAAGTGTTAAGAATACCGTAACAGTTAAACAGAATTTGGATTCAAAAGTTTCTTTCTTGAGTCCTCAAAATAAGAGAAAGTTTGATTACTTTTTTTATGAAGGCCAACGTTTAAAAATGAATGGTGATTTAAATAAAGCAAAAAATTATTTTGTGGAATGTTTAAAAATTGATTCTTTAAGTGGTACTTGTTATTTTGAATTAGCGAATATTGCCATCGCTGCCAAAAATTATAAAGCTGCGCAGGATTTGCTGAGTAATTCGGTGCGTCTATCTCCGGATAATAAGTGGTTTCAGATTTTGTTGGGCGATTTATATCAGCAAAATAAAGATATCCCTAAAGCCATTGCTACCTATGAAAAATTAGTAGCGCGATTTCCTGATAGTGATGAATTCACATATGTTCTAGCCCAACTTTATCAAAACAATAAAGATTATCAGAAAGCCATTGATACTTACAATGTTCTAGAGAAAAGTATAGGTATTAACGAAACGATATCTACTGAAAAGGAAAAGATTTATCTGGAGATGGGTAAGGAAGGATTAGCTTATAAAGAAATTAATAAGTTGATTGATGATAATCCTTATGAGCCCAGGTATTATGGTTTTTTAGGTGATTTATATTTGTATAATAAAAATTATACCAAGGCTGAGCAAAGCTATCTAAAAATTCTTCAATTGGATGAAGGAAATGGAATGGGCTATTTTTCATTGGCCAATACTAAATTAAAGCAAGCGGATACCACTGCCTATTTTACTTATTTTGCTAAAGCATTGGATGATAAGGATCTTGCATTGGAAGTTAAATTTCAACGTTTGTTACCTTTATTGATGGGTAAGGATTTTGCGACTTATAAAGATACAAATGTTGTAGCTGAATTGTTTGATCGCTTAACTATTGTTCATAAGGACGACGCCCGTAGTTATGTGTATTATGCCAATTACCTTCAAAATAGAGATAAGCCGGCTGCTCTTGTTCAATATAAAAAGGCATTGAGTATTGATAAGAGTAACCCTGCGCTGTGGCAAGATATGTTTCTGTTAGAAATCGATTTAGGATTATTTGAGGACTTATATACCGGAACTGATGAAGTGCTTTCTATTTTTCCTGAAGAGCCTTTATTTAATCTGTTTTATGCCTTAGCCGCCATGCAGAAGGAGGAGTATATACATGCAAAGGAAAAGTTACAGAATGGTCTAGAATATGCGGGTGATAATCTTACTTTAAAGGGGCAAATGCATGCTTATCTCGGGGATGTAGAACATAGTCTAGGTAATTCAGATGAGTCCTTTAAACATTACGAAAAGGCTTTAGAAATCGATGATAACAATGTGGTTGTGCTAAATAACTATAGTTATTATTTATCTGTTGAGAATAAGGAGCTGGAAAAGGCTGAAAAAATGATTTCTAAGTGTATTGAGTTAGAGTCAGGTAATGCTACCTATTTAGATACGTATGCTTGGGTTCTTTTTAAAAGAGGAAGGTTTTTTGAAGCTAAATACATTATTGAAAGAGCTATAGATAACGGAGGTGTTGACAGTGATGTTATTGTAGAACATTATGGAGATATTTTGTTCATGAATAATAAGGTGGAGGATGCTTTGATTCAGTGGAAAAAGTCTTTGGATATGGGTAATGAATCGGTGGTTTTAAAACGAAAAATAGAATTAAAAAAGTATGTTGCTGAATAG
- the rpiB gene encoding ribose 5-phosphate isomerase B translates to MKYTTIGLAADHAGYELKETLKSFLSEKGIKCIDFGTDSKESCDYADFAHPLATAVENKDVELGISVCGSGNGINMTVNKHVGIRAALCWNKEISELARVHNDANICSLPARFISSDEAKAIIDAFLESEFEGGRHQRRIEKIPC, encoded by the coding sequence ATGAAGTATACTACTATTGGCCTGGCTGCAGATCATGCTGGTTATGAACTAAAAGAGACTTTAAAATCATTCTTATCCGAAAAGGGTATAAAATGTATTGATTTTGGTACTGATTCAAAGGAAAGTTGTGATTATGCAGACTTTGCACACCCTTTAGCAACAGCTGTTGAAAACAAAGATGTGGAGTTAGGTATCTCCGTGTGTGGCAGTGGAAATGGCATAAATATGACTGTTAATAAACATGTTGGTATCCGTGCTGCCTTGTGTTGGAATAAGGAAATTTCTGAACTGGCTAGGGTTCATAATGATGCCAATATATGCTCTCTTCCTGCCCGATTTATTAGTTCTGATGAAGCAAAGGCTATTATTGATGCTTTTTTGGAGTCAGAATTTGAGGGTGGAAGACATCAGCGTAGGATAGAAAAAATACCTTGTTAA
- a CDS encoding response regulator, with the protein MENSASLSILLVEDNILNQKLIFLNLSKLGFKMDIANNGQEALDMIKKCRYDLVIMDLMMPVMDGLQATSEIRKYEEGLSYSTPIIGLTANTFDADREKCLAQGMDEYMAKPFELDLFMALIKQLGIIK; encoded by the coding sequence ATGGAAAATTCTGCTTCTTTGTCTATATTATTAGTTGAGGATAATATATTAAATCAAAAACTTATATTCTTGAATCTGAGTAAGCTAGGTTTTAAGATGGATATAGCTAATAATGGACAGGAGGCTTTGGATATGATTAAAAAATGTCGTTATGATTTGGTTATCATGGATTTAATGATGCCTGTTATGGATGGTCTTCAGGCTACTTCCGAAATTAGAAAGTATGAAGAGGGTTTGAGTTATTCTACGCCAATTATTGGTTTAACGGCCAATACTTTCGATGCCGATCGCGAAAAATGTTTGGCACAAGGTATGGATGAATATATGGCTAAGCCATTCGAATTAGATTTATTTATGGCCTTAATAAAACAATTGGGAATTATTAAATAG
- a CDS encoding VanZ family protein, with protein sequence MFFIKNYWRSIFLFLTIFFLSVSNVNNLVPDKVQLFHHFDKFAHFTMYLTLSFVFFIENHKSTKPIRKGWIVLDTIVLGILLEFIQLLFTNNRSGNFYDAVFNTIGVMTGSIFFFALRNSAFIYRLMLFKKVYNK encoded by the coding sequence ATGTTTTTTATTAAAAATTACTGGAGAAGCATTTTTCTATTCTTAACAATATTTTTTCTAAGCGTTTCAAATGTCAACAATCTTGTTCCCGATAAGGTGCAACTATTTCATCATTTCGACAAATTTGCACATTTCACCATGTATCTGACCCTTAGTTTTGTTTTTTTTATTGAAAATCATAAAAGTACAAAACCTATTAGAAAAGGATGGATAGTATTGGACACCATAGTATTAGGTATATTGTTAGAATTCATACAATTACTATTTACAAATAATAGAAGTGGAAATTTTTATGACGCCGTATTTAATACCATAGGTGTTATGACAGGAAGCATCTTCTTTTTTGCCTTAAGAAATAGTGCATTTATATATAGATTAATGCTTTTTAAAAAGGTCTACAACAAATAA
- the dut gene encoding dUTP diphosphatase, which produces MTLEVKLINKSSNIVPSYATELSAGVDLRASLQEDMLIKPLERVLVPTGLFIELPAGFEAQIRPRSGLALKHGITVLNSPGTIDADYRGEIKVILINLSKDNFVIKNGERICQMVVAKHEKVTFSLVDQLVDSERGAGGFGHTGKL; this is translated from the coding sequence ATGACATTAGAAGTTAAGTTAATTAATAAAAGTTCAAATATTGTTCCTTCGTATGCTACTGAGCTCTCGGCAGGAGTGGATTTAAGAGCCAGTCTTCAAGAGGATATGCTTATTAAACCTTTAGAGCGTGTGTTGGTTCCAACAGGTTTGTTTATTGAATTGCCTGCTGGTTTTGAAGCTCAAATTAGACCTAGAAGTGGTCTGGCACTTAAGCATGGTATTACAGTTTTGAATAGCCCTGGTACGATTGATGCTGATTATAGAGGTGAAATTAAAGTTATTTTGATTAATCTCTCCAAGGATAATTTTGTTATTAAAAATGGTGAACGCATTTGTCAAATGGTGGTAGCTAAACATGAGAAAGTGACCTTTTCATTGGTGGATCAGTTAGTAGATTCAGAAAGAGGGGCTGGTGGATTTGGCCACACCGGTAAGTTATAA
- a CDS encoding RrF2 family transcriptional regulator codes for MLSNTCKYAVRSVIYLALNQQEDKKIGIKQISKDLDIPTPFLGKILQTLAKQKMLLSNKGPHGGFSLAIAADEITLLDIVSIIDGLDVFENCMIGMNSCQSAHENNRPCPVHDQFCEVRSQMFKLFKEETIGNITRRIKNKEDYYLL; via the coding sequence ATGCTATCTAATACTTGTAAATACGCAGTTCGTTCGGTTATATATCTGGCTTTGAATCAACAAGAGGATAAAAAAATAGGTATAAAACAAATATCAAAGGATTTGGATATACCTACACCTTTTTTAGGCAAGATATTACAGACTCTTGCAAAACAAAAAATGTTACTGTCTAATAAAGGACCGCATGGAGGATTTTCCTTAGCCATTGCAGCCGATGAAATTACACTCTTGGATATAGTGAGTATTATTGATGGACTCGATGTATTTGAAAATTGTATGATTGGTATGAATAGTTGCCAGTCGGCTCATGAAAATAATCGTCCCTGCCCTGTTCATGATCAGTTTTGTGAAGTGCGTAGTCAGATGTTTAAACTTTTTAAAGAAGAGACCATCGGCAATATTACCCGTAGGATCAAAAATAAAGAAGATTATTATTTGTTGTAG
- the ruvB gene encoding Holliday junction branch migration DNA helicase RuvB, with the protein MEDNFDIREEGYQNIEREADNKLRPLKFDDFKGQDSIVENLKIFVQAASMREEALDHVLLHGPPGLGKTTLSNIIANELGVGFKLTSGPVLDKPGDLAGILTNLEPNDVLFIDEIHRLSPVVEEYLYSAMEDYRIDIVIDKGPGARSIQIELNPFTLVGATTRSGLLTSPLRARFGINCHLEYYDNTVLAGIVNRSSGILDTSISKEACLEISGRSRGTPRIANALLRRVRDFAQVKGNGSIDIEISRYSLEALNIDQHGLDEMDHKILCTLIDKFHGGPVGVGTIATAIGEDSGTIEEVYEPFLIKEGFIKRTPRGRMATALAYSHLGKDSFNQEQYSLF; encoded by the coding sequence ATGGAAGATAATTTTGATATACGTGAGGAAGGGTACCAAAATATAGAAAGAGAAGCCGATAATAAGTTACGGCCCTTGAAATTTGATGATTTTAAAGGACAGGATAGTATTGTTGAAAATCTAAAAATATTTGTGCAAGCTGCTTCCATGCGCGAGGAAGCTTTAGACCATGTTTTGTTACATGGCCCTCCAGGCCTTGGTAAAACGACTTTATCGAATATTATTGCCAATGAATTGGGCGTAGGCTTCAAATTAACAAGTGGACCTGTACTTGATAAACCTGGTGATTTGGCCGGTATACTCACTAATTTAGAACCTAATGATGTTCTATTTATTGACGAAATACACCGTCTTAGTCCTGTAGTTGAAGAGTATCTTTATTCAGCTATGGAAGATTATAGAATAGATATTGTCATTGATAAAGGACCTGGTGCACGAAGTATACAAATCGAATTAAACCCTTTTACATTGGTGGGTGCAACTACACGTAGTGGATTGTTAACTAGTCCATTAAGGGCTCGTTTTGGCATTAATTGTCACCTGGAATATTATGATAATACAGTTCTTGCGGGTATAGTGAATCGATCATCGGGTATTTTAGATACAAGTATTAGTAAGGAGGCTTGTCTCGAAATTTCTGGCAGAAGTCGCGGAACTCCACGTATTGCCAACGCATTACTTCGAAGGGTCAGAGATTTTGCCCAGGTAAAAGGTAATGGTTCCATTGATATTGAAATATCTAGATATTCACTGGAGGCCCTCAATATTGATCAGCATGGATTGGATGAAATGGATCATAAGATACTATGTACGCTTATAGATAAATTTCATGGAGGGCCTGTGGGTGTTGGTACCATTGCTACTGCTATTGGTGAGGATAGTGGTACCATAGAAGAGGTATATGAACCCTTTTTAATAAAGGAAGGATTTATCAAACGCACACCGAGGGGACGTATGGCGACAGCGTTGGCTTATAGTCATTTGGGAAAAGATTCTTTTAATCAGGAACAGTATTCACTTTTTTAA
- a CDS encoding DUF4292 domain-containing protein, which produces MGKVSNISDARLRNQLDANQVVYDKLYLKKVQFNYNDGRSKKSFKGSFVIEKDSQIIVSIYALMGIELVRAKFTKNEVVILDKHNKVAMFTNYNFFSTKYGLDLDFFALQSILSNSLFLYPSDGDYMDGLKKYKHHVEDDFYSFKSLKDKRLGRLSRRSNNNIILHEIDIYPDLYRIFNVYIKDFSTNQSVFIKYKDFKSFDDILFPERLEIKAAHGSQVFDVDLKINFLEINDGGSLHFKIPSSYTSKAL; this is translated from the coding sequence TTGGGGAAAGTTTCTAATATTAGTGATGCCAGATTGCGTAATCAATTGGATGCAAATCAAGTTGTTTATGATAAGTTATATTTAAAAAAAGTCCAGTTTAACTATAATGATGGACGTAGTAAAAAGTCCTTTAAGGGAAGTTTTGTTATTGAAAAGGATAGTCAAATCATTGTTTCTATTTATGCATTAATGGGTATTGAATTGGTGAGGGCTAAATTCACGAAAAATGAGGTCGTTATTCTTGATAAGCATAATAAAGTGGCTATGTTCACTAATTACAATTTTTTTAGTACGAAGTATGGATTAGATCTTGATTTCTTTGCGCTCCAGTCGATTTTAAGTAATTCTCTTTTTTTGTATCCTTCTGATGGTGATTATATGGATGGATTAAAAAAGTATAAACATCATGTCGAAGATGACTTTTATTCTTTTAAATCTTTAAAGGATAAAAGATTAGGAAGGTTAAGTAGACGTAGTAATAATAATATAATTCTCCACGAAATTGATATTTATCCTGACTTATATCGTATTTTTAATGTGTATATTAAGGATTTCTCAACTAATCAGTCCGTTTTTATTAAGTATAAGGATTTTAAATCCTTTGATGATATCTTGTTTCCTGAAAGGTTAGAAATTAAAGCAGCGCATGGTTCTCAGGTTTTTGATGTAGATTTAAAAATAAATTTTTTAGAAATAAACGATGGTGGTAGCCTTCATTTTAAAATTCCTTCGAGTTATACCTCTAAAGCTTTGTAG
- the nadA gene encoding quinolinate synthase NadA, translated as MELKENWLKKGFVDESTKEVGNIEDAFLKLKKEKNAVLMAHFYQENKIQDIADFVGDSLALAQFAAKTDAEIIMVAGVHFMGESAKILSPEKTVIVPDLNAGCSLADSCPPDVFAKFIKQYPDHKVITYVNTSAEIKALSDIVVTSTNAKAIVDSFPKDEKLIFGPDKNLGNYINSITGREMLLWDGACHVHEKFSLEKILEIKDSNKDAEILAHPECKKQLLMVADHIGSTAALLNYSSTSSSQKFIVATESGIIHQMKLKSPNKTFIPAPPNDSTCACNDCEFMRLNTMDKLYNALKFGWPTIEVDEAVRVKAVKPIERMLDISNKLGL; from the coding sequence ATGGAACTAAAGGAAAATTGGTTGAAAAAAGGATTCGTCGATGAATCTACCAAAGAAGTTGGAAATATAGAAGATGCTTTTTTAAAACTGAAAAAGGAAAAAAATGCCGTATTAATGGCTCACTTCTATCAAGAGAATAAAATCCAGGATATCGCGGATTTTGTAGGTGATAGTTTAGCTTTGGCACAGTTTGCAGCCAAAACAGATGCTGAAATTATTATGGTCGCGGGTGTGCATTTTATGGGTGAAAGTGCTAAGATATTATCCCCAGAAAAAACAGTAATAGTTCCTGATTTAAATGCAGGATGTAGTTTAGCGGATAGTTGTCCGCCTGATGTTTTTGCTAAGTTTATAAAACAATATCCAGATCATAAGGTCATCACCTACGTGAATACTTCAGCTGAAATTAAGGCTTTATCTGATATTGTAGTAACCAGCACCAATGCTAAAGCTATTGTAGATAGTTTTCCTAAGGATGAAAAATTAATATTTGGACCTGATAAAAATCTGGGAAATTATATTAATAGTATAACCGGACGTGAAATGCTTTTATGGGACGGTGCCTGTCATGTTCATGAAAAGTTTTCACTGGAAAAAATACTTGAAATCAAGGATAGTAATAAAGACGCTGAAATATTGGCGCATCCTGAATGTAAAAAGCAACTTTTAATGGTTGCTGATCATATTGGGTCTACCGCTGCCCTTTTGAATTATTCCTCTACCAGCAGTAGTCAAAAATTTATTGTGGCTACCGAATCGGGTATTATTCATCAAATGAAACTAAAGAGCCCTAATAAGACATTTATTCCTGCTCCGCCTAATGATTCTACTTGTGCATGTAATGATTGCGAATTTATGCGTTTAAATACCATGGATAAGCTTTATAATGCACTAAAATTTGGGTGGCCAACCATTGAAGTAGATGAAGCGGTACGGGTGAAAGCCGTGAAGCCCATTGAAAGAATGCTAGATATTTCTAATAAACTAGGTCTTTAA